ACCAAAAGATGGCGGGTAGACAAAGACGCGCCTGGTCACCTCGGCGTGTCCGGTGCAGATGTATTTACACCGGCATGGTGGGCCGCCGCCCCGAATGAAAAAGATGGCCTCGGCATCTACGATGACATCTACACCTTCAACGTTAACGGCAACGTGTTCACCCACACCACCCACAACGACCTGTTCGGCAAAAAGGAATATCTCAAAGACTTCGACCCAACGTTAACAGGCACCGGCGACTACACCCTTGCCGGCCCTAAAGCTGCCGACTATACGGAAACATTCGGATACGACGGCAGCGCCACCGAAGAATTTATCACCTTCCCGGTAAAAGGCCATCTCGGACTATATCTGGGCGTACATAAATACCAGGTATTGGAAAGAACAGACACGCATATGACGTTACGTTGCGTCCAGGACCCCGGAGCATGGTATGTTAAACTAATCGCAATACAATAGCTTATGAAACATGTAACTGGAATAATGATGGCGCTGCTCGTGGCACTAAGCAGCTGTGGAAAATCAAACGACAATACACCACCGGAAAAAGTGGCGCCGCTGAACCTGGTAGTCAATGCCACCGTGAGCACCGACAGCAGCGGCACCGTTATCTTCACCGCCACGGCCGATCACGCGGTGAGTTACGACTACGATTTCGGCAACGGCTATATCAGGACTACCGCTAACGGCAGTACGAGCTATACCTATAATACTCCCGGCACCAACAACTACAGCGTACAGGTCACCGCTAAAAGCGCCGACGGCCTCACTATCGCCAAGTCTGTGTCGGTAGCCGTTCCGGTATCCACGGCACTGCTATGGTCGGATGAATTTAACCAGGACGGTGCGCCCGATCCGAAAAAATGGGGATATGATATCGGCAATGGTGACAACGGCTGGGGCAACGCAGAAGCCCAGTATTACACCGACCGGCTCCAGAATGCGCAGGTATCCAACGGTACGCTGAAGATCAACGCACAGAAAGAGAGTTACAACGGTAAAGATTATACGTCGGCCCGCCTGCTCACCAAAGGCAAGTTTGATTTCACCTACGGCCGGGTGGAAGTGAGCGCCAAACTGCCGGCAGGCGGCGGTACATGGCCCGCCATCTGGATGCTGGGCAGTAATATCGCTACAGCCGGCTGGCCCGCCTGCGGTGAAATAGACATCATGGAGCATAAGGGCAATGAACCGCAGAAAATATATGGCACCGTGCATCATCCCGACCATGCAGGCGGTAATGCCGACGGCGGCACCACCATGGTGGCCAATGAAACCGGCGCATTCCATAAGTATACGCTGGACTGGTCACCTAAACAACTCCGCTGGTACGTGGACGATAAACTCTATTTCACTTTTAATAACGCTGCCGGCCTCCCTTTCAACCACAATTTCTTTATCCTGCTCAACTTTGCTATGGGTGGGAATTTCGGTGGCGCCATCGACCCGGCCTTCACCAAAGGAACGATGGAAGTGGATTATGTGAGAGTGTATAAAAATTAAAGAATTCAACAAAAAAATACAGCCGGCTTATCTTGTTAAGCCGGCTGTTCGTTTTTACTATCGTCTTTTCCGTAGTTGCCCGCCGCCCGTTGCAGCTTCCGTTGGATATTAGCCCGCAATCTCTCCGGACCCAATACCTTCATCCCATCCGCAAACCCCAGGATTTCACGTTCCAGCTCCAGGTTATGCTCTATTACAACAGAGATGGTCGTCCCTTCCGGCCCCACGGATTCTACCTTCTGGCTACGGTGAAGAGGCTTGGTCAGCACATAGGGCGCATGTTCCGGCGTGACCAGGATGGTAGCCTTCATGGGGCGTATCTTGGCCACAGTAGGACCAATGGTGTGTTGATAATACTCTTCCGGCGTATGTCCCTGATCGTTAGGACGGTAGGAAATTGTTTCGTCGATTTTCAGTTCTTCGATCCTGTCAAGTGCCAGGGTAACAATAGCCGGCGAATCATTTTTGGTGCCCACCACAAACCAGCGGTTTTTGAATTCTTTCAGCCACCAGGCGTGAAAATGCATGATGCTGGCTGATTTAGCGCGGAAAGACTGGTATTTCAACAGCATCGTTTGTTCCCGGACGATCGCATCATAGATCATACCGAGGTGGGACAGCCCCCGCAGGTGCTCGTTTTTTTCAAAGTCGATGACCGTCCGCTGATCGTGTGCCGACGCATACACGTGGCCTTCCAGTTTCTGTACCACCGCGTTCAGGTGCTGGAAATGGGAGAAGCCCTTGAACTGTTTCAGCACCTCGACGGCTTCTGTCATACGAGAGAGGTCATGTTCGCTCAGCGGGATATTGGTAATGCTATAGTCGGCGTCTTCGTAGGTATAATATTTCTTCTCTACAATAATAATAGGAGCATTGTAGCCCAACTTATCACTGCGCATCATTTGAATGTCAGCCTGGATGGTACGGCGGCTGATGCCTTTTTCCATGCCTTCATAGTCATACAGGGCTTCAGACACTTTATCGATCAGATTCTGTAAAGTCCAGCGCCGGCGGCGGTTTCGAAGGCAGGTATCGATGGTTTTATATCTTATTAATGCGTTACGGTTAACAGGCATCAGGAAAAAATTTTAATAAAAATAAATAAAAAATAGACCTGCGCAAAAAGACTGCGCATATAGGGGGACATCTTTGTATCATCAATCACACAGTAATACAAAATGATATGAAATTCAATCTTTTCACCAAAGGCTCCCAGAAGTCGACCAATCATGAAGGCGCACCGGCATACAAGATGACTCCGGAAATGGAACTGTACACCAGTGTGGTGACAGCCTCGCTGAATGACCAGTTTTACGAAGGGACCAGTGACAGGCTGACTCGTATCTGCACCCTGATGGACCAGAACGATCCGGCCTTCGTAGCCAGACTGGCCGTTTATGCCCGCGAAAAAATGTATCTGCGTAGCATCCCGATGGTATTGGCCGTGGAAATGGCCAAACGCTTCAACGGTAATGCGCTGGTGGGTAAAACAGTGGCGCGTGTAATACAGCGTGCGGATGAAATCACGGAAATGCTGGCCTATTACACCATGGCCAACAACCGTACGGAAGTAAAAAAGCTGAACAGGCTGAGCAAACAGGTACAGAAGGGACTGGCCTTGGCATTCAACCACTTCGATGAATACCAGTTTGCAAAATACAACCGTAAAACAGCGATCTCGCTGAGAGACGCCCTGTTCCTGGTGCATCCGAAAGCAAAGAATGAAATGCAGCAGGAAGTGTTCAACAAAATAGTTAACAACACACTGTCTGTACCTTATACCTGGGAAACCACCCTGTCGGCCGTCGGCCAGCGTTCTTTTACTTCTGAAAACGCTAAAAGAGCGGCCATGCAGGAAGCCTGGGGAGAACTGATCAACAGCAAACAGCTGGGATACATGGCTACTATGCGTAACCTGCGCAATATGCTGCAGGCAGATATCAGCCCGGCGTACATCAGCATGGTATGTGAACACCTGACCAATCCGGCAGCTGTCCTGAAATCCAAACAGTTGCCGTTCCGCTACCTCGCGGCTTACCGCGAACTGCAGGAAGTGCCGCATGGCCTAACAGGCCAGCTGATGCAGGCCCTGGAAACCGCTGTCAAAACCAGCGTGGAACACCTGAAAGGCTTCGATGCCAACACCCGCGTGGTGATCGCCTGCGACGTGTCCGGATCTATGCAGTTCCCACTGTCTCCACGCAGCAAAATAAAAGGCTACGACATCGGCCTGATGCTGGGTATGCTGCTGCAGCATAAATGCAAAAACGTGGTAACAGGCATGTTCGGCGACACCTGGAAAACCGTAGCGCTGCCGGGTAACAGCATCCTCGCCAATGTAGACGCGTTCTACAAAAGAGAAGGTGAAGTAGGTTACTCCACCAACGGCTACCTGGTGATAGAAGACCTGATCAAACGCTCCTATGTGGCCGATAAGATCATGCTCTTCACCGACTGCCAGCTGTGGAACAGCAACGGCGGACCGTACGATGCATTCGCCAGCAACTGGGCGCATTATAAAACACAGGTGGCGCCCAAAGCAAAACTGTACCTCTTTGACCTGAAAGGACTGGGTACAACGCCGGTGGATACACGTCAGAACGATGTATACCTCATCAGCGGCTGGAGCGATAAAGTATTCGATGTGGTGGAAGCCATTGAAAATGGACAGACTGCACTGGAACACATCCATAGTATAACCCTTTGATCATCCGTTTTTGTTAACTCATAAAAACCGCAGCGCGCTGAAAAGGCGCGCTGCACAACCGGCCCGGTAGCTTAAAAGGACAAAGCTGCGGTAAAATTCGGCTCCGCGGAGTGTATGGAACATATCGTGACGGGCACGCCCTGTCATGGTCAGAATTTACAGTGCACCGAACACCTCAACGTCAGTAGGGAAGCGTATTTACAGCCATACTGTTCAGCAATGAAAATGCAGGTTCGATCCCTGTCCGGGCAACATTTACAATAACATAACAACAAGTGCCGTCACAACGGGTTACTTCGTCAATCTGAGATCGCAGGTTCGAGTCCTGCCCCCGGTGAGCACCGGGGTAGTTAGTTGGATAAACAACAGAAAAGTCCTGTTAATTTTATCGCCTTGTTGTTATGTTATTCAAAAATTATCAGGTGTCGTAACGCTGGGATACTTCATTTAGGTTGAACTTCAATCCTATCGTGCTTGTTACCCTGATATAAAAAAGCATCGCAAAAGGCGATGCTCAAAAATATACAGGTGTCGTTTGAATGGGATACTTCATTTCCACTGTAGACCGTCCTATTCAGCTTATTACCC
The Chitinophaga varians genome window above contains:
- a CDS encoding PKD domain-containing protein; its protein translation is MIQYIKQTFLFIAVLLLAGSCNKDDYKFGSLDTPGKPVLTLTINGKDATHPNGDGTGTIQLNISSEHAYNYKVDFGDGQPSKTSTVNAYTYTYKHTGIKKFTVTVYASGKAGITSTNTVEVEIYRAFTPNPELVSMLTNNGTKRWRVDKDAPGHLGVSGADVFTPAWWAAAPNEKDGLGIYDDIYTFNVNGNVFTHTTHNDLFGKKEYLKDFDPTLTGTGDYTLAGPKAADYTETFGYDGSATEEFITFPVKGHLGLYLGVHKYQVLERTDTHMTLRCVQDPGAWYVKLIAIQ
- a CDS encoding TROVE domain-containing protein; amino-acid sequence: MKFNLFTKGSQKSTNHEGAPAYKMTPEMELYTSVVTASLNDQFYEGTSDRLTRICTLMDQNDPAFVARLAVYAREKMYLRSIPMVLAVEMAKRFNGNALVGKTVARVIQRADEITEMLAYYTMANNRTEVKKLNRLSKQVQKGLALAFNHFDEYQFAKYNRKTAISLRDALFLVHPKAKNEMQQEVFNKIVNNTLSVPYTWETTLSAVGQRSFTSENAKRAAMQEAWGELINSKQLGYMATMRNLRNMLQADISPAYISMVCEHLTNPAAVLKSKQLPFRYLAAYRELQEVPHGLTGQLMQALETAVKTSVEHLKGFDANTRVVIACDVSGSMQFPLSPRSKIKGYDIGLMLGMLLQHKCKNVVTGMFGDTWKTVALPGNSILANVDAFYKREGEVGYSTNGYLVIEDLIKRSYVADKIMLFTDCQLWNSNGGPYDAFASNWAHYKTQVAPKAKLYLFDLKGLGTTPVDTRQNDVYLISGWSDKVFDVVEAIENGQTALEHIHSITL
- a CDS encoding helix-turn-helix transcriptional regulator, with product MPVNRNALIRYKTIDTCLRNRRRRWTLQNLIDKVSEALYDYEGMEKGISRRTIQADIQMMRSDKLGYNAPIIIVEKKYYTYEDADYSITNIPLSEHDLSRMTEAVEVLKQFKGFSHFQHLNAVVQKLEGHVYASAHDQRTVIDFEKNEHLRGLSHLGMIYDAIVREQTMLLKYQSFRAKSASIMHFHAWWLKEFKNRWFVVGTKNDSPAIVTLALDRIEELKIDETISYRPNDQGHTPEEYYQHTIGPTVAKIRPMKATILVTPEHAPYVLTKPLHRSQKVESVGPEGTTISVVIEHNLELEREILGFADGMKVLGPERLRANIQRKLQRAAGNYGKDDSKNEQPA
- a CDS encoding family 16 glycosylhydrolase is translated as MKHVTGIMMALLVALSSCGKSNDNTPPEKVAPLNLVVNATVSTDSSGTVIFTATADHAVSYDYDFGNGYIRTTANGSTSYTYNTPGTNNYSVQVTAKSADGLTIAKSVSVAVPVSTALLWSDEFNQDGAPDPKKWGYDIGNGDNGWGNAEAQYYTDRLQNAQVSNGTLKINAQKESYNGKDYTSARLLTKGKFDFTYGRVEVSAKLPAGGGTWPAIWMLGSNIATAGWPACGEIDIMEHKGNEPQKIYGTVHHPDHAGGNADGGTTMVANETGAFHKYTLDWSPKQLRWYVDDKLYFTFNNAAGLPFNHNFFILLNFAMGGNFGGAIDPAFTKGTMEVDYVRVYKN